In Pararhizobium sp. A13, the genomic stretch GGTCCTTGGCGATGAACTCCACAAGCCCGCCCGTTCCGTCGGAATGGTTCATGAAGTCGCCGGCGGGAAAACGCTCATCCGGATCGAAGGCCGTAATCCAAACGTGATTCTGCACGAAGGCGGCGCGTTTTCCGGAGGGCGAGTCCGGATGCACGAAGGGGGTGACGCAATGGTTTGCCTCGAGCTTGTAGCCAACAGCTGCGCCCGTGTAGTTCGTCTTGTTCGGGTTGATGATTTTCCAGTAGCGGTGCGACGCGGGATCGGCGCGCCTTGCTGCCTCGCTTTCCCGCGTGAGCACGGTCTGCTCCTCATAGAAGGCGTTGCCATAGGGGTTGGAAGGCCCAAACGGTTCCGCATAGGTGTTGCACTCCACCACGCTGTTGGCGTCACCATCGACTGCCATGTCGAGGCGGGCGCATAGGATGTGCTGGTGGATGTGACCAACGACGCCAGGCGCAACTTCTCGCCCGTATTTCGGCGGCTGGCCGGGAATGCAGGCGGCCGTGTTGATGATCCCGGTTGCCTTCACCTCGTGCTCGATCGTGCCGTCGAGATAGAGATACCAGTACAGTCCGTATTCGTAGTTGCCGACGGTGCAGATCGTGGAGATGACCAGTTTGGCGCCGCGGCGGATTTCTGCACGCTCCGTGCGGAAGTCGATGTGCTTCCAGAGAAGCCCGGAATCTTCCTCATGCACGCAGATGGCTTTTTCGATCGTCCACGGGTCGCCATCCATGGTGTTGAGATGCACATCCAGATACTTGATCATGCCGAGGCAGTCGCAGCCGAGTTTCAAGGAGTTGGCGAGCTTGCCGATGCCGTATTCGCCAATGTCGAAGACGTTCTTGCGGAAATGGCCGTTGTCCGGGCTGCCATACGGTACCGTCATCTCAACGATGGAGGCCCGGTTGACGATCGGCCGGTCGTCGAAGCGGATGTCATGGAGAGTCAGAGCTTCGCGTGCGTTGAAGCCGACCACAAGGGACCAGTTGCGCCAGGTGATCCGGTGGCCGTCGAAGGCGAAGTTCACGCCCTCCGGCTGAACCACGTTGATCGGCTTGGCCTGAGGCTGAAATGTTTCGATGAACTGGCTTTCGTAGTTCACCTCCTGCATGGGAATAGGAACGACGCCATAGTCGTCGACGCGGATCACCTCGTTGACGTTGAGGTCGATCACCGCGTTCAGCCCCTCGATCGGATGAGCATAGAAGTTCTCGTTCTCGCGCAGCCGCACCCAGCAGAACACGTGGCAAAGATGGCGGCCTTCTTCGCCCGGCACATCGAAATTTCCAGCCGACCAGGGGTCGATGCAAACCGTGTCCATGTCGGTTATCCCGCGGCGTTCGCAGGCGGCGATGAAGGCCGGATCGGCACGGACGATGCCCTCGATGCCAAGAAACTGCTCGAGCTGGATCATCGGCCGTCTGCCGGGAAAGTCCTTGCGGCTGAGGATCGTTTCCGTAACGAGGCAGACGACGAGGCTCGTGACGCTGACGATGGCCGCGTTGAACACGTTGACCCTTGCCTTGCGGGCTATCGCCACACCGGACGAAAACGCGCGCACCGTTGCCTTGTCCGGCTCCATCAGCTCGATCGTCTCGAAACGCGTGTCATCCCCATAGGGAGGATGTTTGCGCACGATCGCCGCCGCCAGACGGATCTCCTCCGGCGTCAAGGGCTGCAAGGGATGGCTGACGACCAGTGGCATCTGGTGGGGCGGGTTGGAAACGCAGCAGGTATCCATGGTGTTCGTCCTTTGTCTGTTCGAATATGTCTTTTGACTCAAGGCAACGGCGAAGGTTGAATGCGCTCCCTCGTATTCTGTCGTCATCTGTCGGAAACCGGCCGCCCCTGTCAGGCGAAGGCACGGCCGAGATTGGCGTAAACGTCCGGCTTGCGGGTTTTCAGCCAGACCGCAAGGGTTGCGCCCGCAATGCCGATCAGCGCTAGAATGGCGGGGAAGCTTGCGACGATCGGGGATTCCGAACCGCTGACGAGCGGCAGGTTGATGACCATCAGAACGAGGCAGACCAGCAGCCCGGCCATGCTGACCGCCGGTGCGACGATGCGATGCCAGACGCCAACACCCCGCGCGTCATTGCGGAAAAAGCCGATCACCGCCAGGCAGACCATTGTCTGCAGAAGGAGGATGCCGACGCTGGCAAAGGCGCCCATCCAGGCAAACACAACCGAATAAGGATCCTGCCCGGCCAGCGCAAAGGCGAGGACCAGTGCTATCATCATCACTGTCTGGATCGCGCCTGCTATGTGCGGCGACTGATGGCTCCCGTGAGTGCGGGCGAAGCCGGACCATGCCAGTCCCTCGCGGCCGAGCGAATAGAAGTAGCGGTTGATCGTGTTATGGAAGGAAAGCGCGCAGGCAAAGAGGCTGGTGATCAAAAGGGCATTCAGGGCGATCCCGGCGGGGCCGCCCAGCATCGCCTGTACGGCAGTCAGGTAGAGCGTCGCGGTGTTGGCCGTCGCCTCAGCAGCGATGTTGGATGGGCCGTAATGTAGCGCCACCGCCCAGGTGACGAAGGCGTAGAAAACAGCGATGATAATAACGGCGAGATAGGTTGCACGCGCAATCGTGCGCTTGGGGTCGCGGGCTTCTTCGCCGAAAATGGCGGTTGCCTCGAAGCCGATGAAGGACGCGACAACGAAGACCAGAGAGACGCCCATTCCCGGCGCAAAAATGGTCGAAGGCCCGAAGGGCGCGACCGTTATGCCGTCCGGTCCACCGCCTGAGAGCAGCACGCGCAGTGAAAAGAGCGCCAGAATTGCAATTTCCGCGATCATGCAGTAGCCGAGAACCCGGCCGGAGAACTCGATGTTCCGGCGGCCGCAGACATAGATCAGGGCTGCAAGCAGGCACGCATACACCCACCAAGGGATATCAGCGCCTCCGGACGTCTTGGCGATGTCATTCACGAAGAAACCGAAGAGGCCAAACACTGCCAGTTCGATGGCGATATACGTGGCAAGTGCGACAAACGCGCCCGCCACGCCCGCAGGACGGCTGAGGCCCGCGGCGATATAGGGGTAAAATCCGCCAGCCGAACCGATAAACCGGCTCATTGCCGTGAAGCCGACGCTGAAGAGGAGATAGAGCGCGCCCACGAGAAGATAGGTTGCCGGCACACCCGGTCCGTTGCCGAATGCAAAGGCGGCGGGCGAAGCGCCGACCACCGCTGTCAGCGGCGCTGCAGCAGCCACGACGAAAAAGACGATATGGCTGACACCAATCGCATTTTGCCGGAGATCGGTTCCGGCTTTCCTAAGTTCGATCTCGGACATAAGAAGTTCCCTTTCTTGCGGCGGTTAGTGTCAGTTGGCTGGCTGCCGTCGGTTTACAATCAAAGGTATTAATGGCGCCGATATAGGTTTATTCTGCAGGCATCTGACAGAATACTTCACATTTTTACTTTCCATTTCAGGCATCTACATTCTGATATTGATCCTAGCCAAAACTCACCCTCCCTGTATTTGACAGTTTACGCCAAAATTGCCCAGCAGCGACCGAAGGCGTCTGGCATGGTTTTTGCGTCGTGTTCCCACGACGTGGAGCGCAAACTATGGAAACCACTGGTGTTATCGCCTCTTCTGCCATGGACGGAATGCTAGCTTCCATCAGTCTGGGCGGGCTTGATATGAACGCGGTTTCGGCCCGGGTCGGTCTTGGAAGCAATGCGTTGTTTGCCGATAGCGACTTCATGCCGCTGGCAGCCTTCACCTGCGCACTCGAGGTTGCGTCGAAGGAAAAGAGCGATCCCTTGCTGGGCCTGAAACTTGGCAAAGAATTTGAATTCCAGGCGCTTGGCTCGTTAGCGGCGCTCTTTCTGACGGCGCCGACATTGAAAGATGGATTGGCCCAGTTCAGCCGCTATTTCCCAGCGCTGCAAAGTAATACCCGCTCCGCGCTGGTGGTGGAGAACGATGTGGCGCGCTTCTCCTATTCGATCCGCGACAACACAGTACGGCACAAAATCCAGGACGCGGAGTTCACGGAGAGCCTGCTGAACACCATGCTCGCCACGACGATCGGAGAGGACTGGAAACCGTCCTGCATAGAGTTTGAGCACATGCCCGGTGACAATCTGGCGCTTTATCGCTCACATTTTGCCTGTCCCTTGGCATTCGGACGCCGGGAAAACGCAATCGTTTTTCCTAAAAGGTTTCTCGATCGTCCGATCGGCACCGGCGGCGACGCGCAACACCATCTGCGTATCGCCTGCGAACTGTCAGATCTTGTTTACCGCCGCGAGAAACGCCTCGATCTTGTTACGGCGCTCAAGGCATGGATCGCTGCAGCGCTTTGCCAGCATGCGAGCATCGACATAGAGGACGCGGCGACAGATTTCGGCATGAGCCTGCGAAGCTTTCAGCGCAAGCTTGCCGATTGCGGCGTCAATTATGCCGAACTGCGCAACATGGTGCGGATGGAGATTGCGAAGAGCTTGCTTGCCAACACGCACCTGTCGATCTCCATCATCACCGATCAGCTCGGCTATAGCGAATTGAGTGCTTTTGCGCGCAGCTTCCGCCATCTCACCGGATTCACTCCGGCTCGTTTCCGTGAAGCAACCAGAAATCAGGAACGTCCACAGCGACCGCTCACCGTTTAGGGGCGGGGCAACTGCTGTTTCGAGTTCGTAGCCTCCGGCCTCGATAGTCTCTTGACCATGCCAAGACCCAGCCGGACGGCGAAACTTCCGTCATCGGCAGGCTTCATCGTGAAGTCCCTGCACCCTGCACGTCGTCGACGGCAAGCCGAATGCGATCGAGCGGCGGGTGATCATGCTCGATGCGGTTCCAAGTGCTCGTGATGAAGCCTTCGCTTCCAGGCCACCGGGCGTGTGGCTGCTGGAGCAGGTCCCTTGGACCGAAGCCAAGCACATCATCCGCGCCATTCCGGCCGATGCAGCGACAGCGCAGCTGCTGGAAGTGCAAAGAGGAGAGCCCTGTCTGAGCCTGACGCGGCAAACGTGGCAGAACGGCCGCACAGTGACTCATGTCGAAGTCACGCATCCGGGCGATCGCTATCAATTTGCCTGCGTTTTCCACCCCTCGGCGCAGGATGCATGACGGGCGAGTCTAGGTGTTGCACGGGGTCTAGAGGCCTGTTTTTTAAGCTTATTTGGTGCTTGACACTTTTTTAGGCGTTCCCTATGATTTTTGAACCAAATGGTAAAAAAGGGGAGCAAATCAATGACCAAAGACATCTTGATTTCACGCCGTGCAGTGATCGCATCGGGCATCGCCCTTGGCGTCAGCGGGTTCGCGCCGCTGGCAAGAGCCGCTACGCCGATGAAGGTTGCCGGCATTCATGCCTCGCCGGTGGAAAATGCCTGGAATTCCTGTCTGCACAAAGCCCTGCAGGATGCAGCCAAGGAAGGCGTCATTGAATATGTTTTCTCCGAAGGAGTTTCCGGCACCGATTATCCGCGCGCCATGCGCGAATATGCCGAACAGGGCAACAAGCTGATCATCGGCGAAGCCTACGCTGTCGAAAAGGAGGCTCGGCAGGTCGCCGCCGATTATCCGGACACGGCTTTCGTGCTGGGGTCGAGCGGCACTGAGGCCGGTGACAATTTTGGCGTCTTTGGCACCTGGAACCATGACGGCGCCTATCTTGCCGGCATGCTGGCGGGCAAGATGACCAAATCGAATATAGTCGGTTCGGTCGGCGCCATTCCGATCCCCGAAGTCAACATGCTGATCAACGCCTTTGCGGAAGGCGTCAAGGCGGTCAATCCGGATGCGAAGCATCTGGTCTCCTTCATTGGCACCTTCTTCGATCCGCCGAAGGCCCGCGAAGCCGGTCTTGCCCAGATCGACGCCGGCGCCGATATTCTGTTCGGCGAGCGTATCGGTACCGCTGACGCTGCAAAGGAACGTGGCATCAAGTCAGTGGGATCGCTGATCGACTACACGCCGCGCTACCCGGACACAGTGTTCGCCAACGCCATGTGGTATTTCCGCCCGATCCTCGATGCGGCAATCGCCGATGCCGCCGCTGGCAAGCCGGTCGGCAAGACCTACACGCCTTACGGCCTGATGAAGGAAGGCGGCAGTGACATCGTCTTCGTGAAGGGCGTGGCGCCCGCCGAGGCGGAGGCCGCGATGGAAGCCAAGCGGGCGGAGATCAAGGCCGGCACCTTCGAAGTTCCGAAGATGATGGACGAACCAAAGTAGTCCAACCCATGCGCGGTGACGCGACGGATCTGGCCGAGGCGATCAAGAGCGGCAGCCTGACCGCATCGGAGGCTATGCGGGCTTCGCTTGCCTTGGCGGAGAACCATAAAGCTCTCGGCACTATCGCCCATCTCGACGCAACGATGGGCGTGGCGTCGGCGAAAGCCATGGATAGAGAACGGCGCTTGGAGCCGGGCCGCTTTGCTGCCCGGCCGTTTGCCGGCGTGCCGACGCTGGCGAAGGACCTCGGCGGACCTTTCGCTGGGTTGCCGGTCACGGCCGGTTCCCGTCTCTTCGAAAGAGAGGGCAGCGAACCGGACTCGGATCTCGCCACCCGTTTCCGCCATGCCGGTTTCTGCCTGTTCGGGGTGACGACAAGCCCGGAATTCGGCCTTTCGCTGGCGAGCGAACCGGCTGCCGGGCCGGCTTGCCGCAATCCGCTCGATCCGGCGCGCACACCCGGCGGCTCTTCCGGCGGAGCGGCGGCGGCCGTTGCAGCCGGCATCGTCGCGATCGCGCATGCAACGGACGCAGGTGGCTCCATCCGCGTGCCTGCCGCTTGCTGCGGCCTTGTCGGCCTCAAGCCCAGCCGCGGCGCCATGCCCGCCGGCCCTTCCTTCGGCAATCATTTGGGTGGCATTGCCAGCGAACTTGCCGTCTGTCGCTCAGTGCCGGATGCAGCGCTGATTTTCGACACGCTACGCGGCAAGGCAAGGGGCCCGTTCCCCGATCCGGCGACGGTGGCGGATAGAGGTGACCGATTGCGGATCGGTCTACTGGCAGGGACCGGCTCAAAATACCCGACGGATAGCAAACGGCTCGAAGCGATAGAGGCTGCAGCGCACTCGCTGGAGGCGTTTGGGCATCAGATCGTCCCGCTCGGCTGGGCCGAATTCGAGCAAAGCGTCGATGCCAGCGGCCGCGCGCTCGGCGACATCATCGCAGTCAATCTCGCGTCCTTCATCGATACCCTCAGCGTCGATATCTCGCTCGCCGAACCTTTGACCCAGGCATTCATTGAACGCGGGCATGCGCTGACGGGACCGACACTCTGGGCTTCGCTGAATGGCGCCGTGCAAACCAGCCGCGCACTGTGGAATCTCTTCGACAGGGTTGATTGCATTTTGATGCCGATGCTTGCCAAGGCGCCCCTTGCGATCGGTTCGTTTCCGTTCGATCATGGCAATACCGAGCTGCAGCTTGAGCGGATGGCTGCATTTGCACCGCTTGCCTCTCTCGCCAACATTTCGGGATTTCCGGCCTTGACCCTGCCCTTTGGATCCGATGCGGACGGCTTACCCCTGCCCGTCCAGATCATGGCGCCGATGGGCCACGAGCCGCTTTTATTGTCGCTCGCCGCACGATTGGAGGCCGAGGGGCGCTGGCAGCATCGTTTTCCGGTCGCAGGGCTTACGGCATGACAATTCCGGTCCTCGAAATCGAAGGCGTCAGCAAGCGCTTCGGCGCCAATCTGGCCAATGACGACATCTCGCTGACGCTTGCCAAGGGCGAGATTGTCGCCCTGCTTGGCGAAAACGGCGCGGGCAAGACTACGCTGATGAGCATCCTCTTTGGCCATTACATGCCGGATACCGGCCGAATTCTGATCGACGGTGCCGAGCTGCCGCAGGGCAAGCCGCGAGCGGCAATCCGCGCCGGTGTCGGCATGGTACATCAGCATTTTTCCCTGGCGCCCAATCTGACCGTTCTCGAAAATGTCATGACCGGCACGGAAAAGCTCTGGTCCTGGCGCTCGGGCACATCGGCAGCACGCAAGAAGCTATTGGCAATTGCTGAGCGCTTCGGCCTCAAGGTCGATGCGGACGCGCGTCTTGGAGACCTGTCGGTCGGCGAACAGCAGCGCGTCGAGATTCTGAAGGCGCTCTATAACGACGCCCGCATCCTGATCCTTGACGAGCCAACGGCGGTGCTGACCAATATCGAGGCTGAAAAGCTATTCAAGACACTGAAGGAAATGGCCCGGCAGGGCCTGTCGCTAATCTTCATCTCCCACAAGCTCGATGAGGTCATGGCTGCGGCCGACCGTATCGTCGTCTTGCGCAGCGGCAAGACGGCTGCCGAACGCAGGACATCCGAAACCAGCAAGGCTGAACTCGCCGAATTGATGGTCGGCCGCCGCGTGACCCGGCCGGTGCGCGAGGCATCGACGCCCGGCGCGCTTGCGCTGGAGGCTGCGGAGGTCACGGTGAAGATCGATGGCGTCGAACGGTTGAAATCCATCAGCTTCCGGCTGCGCGAAGGAGAAATCCTCGGCATTATCGGCGTCTCGGGCAATGGCCAGGCGGCGCTGGCGCATCTACTCTCCGGCACGCTTTCGCGCATATCCGGCGATCTCCTCCTTTTCGGAAAGCCGATCGGCAATCTCGGCGTCGCCGATGTCGTCGGCGCCGGCATTGGCCGCATTCCAGAGGACCGCAACGAGGAAGGCGTGATCGGCGAAATGGCAATCTGGGAAAACGCTGTGCTCGAGCGCATTTCCGCGCCTGCATTTTCGCGCCATGGACTTGTGAATCGCAAGGCAGGCATAGCCTTTGCCAAGGAGATCATCGACCAATTCGACGTCCGCGGCGGCAGCCCTGCAAGCCGCGCGCGGTTGCTTTCCGGTGGCAACATGCAAAAGCTTATCCTCGGCCGCAATTTGCACCGGCGGCCGCGCATCCTGATCGCCGCGCAGCCAGCACGCGGCCTTGATGAAGGCGCCGTGGCAGCCGTGCATGCGCGTCTTCTGGAGGCCCGCCGGCAGGGCACAGCCGTACTTTTGATCTCGGAAGACCTGGACGAAGTGATCGCGCTTGCCGACCGCATTCAGGCAATCGTCGGCGGCAGGTTGTCGCCAACAGTCGAGGCAGGCGATGCCGATGCGCGCAGGCTGGGCCTGATGATGGCCGGGGAATGGAATGAAACGCGCGAGGCCGATCATGCGATTTGAGCGTCGCGAGCAACGTCCGCTCTATCTCCTCTTGCTGACACCGCTGCTTGCCGTGGTTGCGGCACTGGCACTCTCCGGCATCCTGATCGCCGTCGCTGGCGCACCGGTGCTCGACGCCTATTGGCGCATCCTGGCCGGCGCTTTCGGCTCGCGGCTTTCGGCGACCGAAACGCTGACGCGCGCGACGCCGCTGATGCTGACGGGGCTTGCCGCCGCCGTTGCCTTTCGGGCAAGGCTCTGGAACATCGGCGCCGAGGGTCAGTTCTATCTCGGCGCCATCGCCGTTGCTGCAGCAAGCTCCAAAGTGTTGGGCGATCTGCCAGCCCCGGTTCTTATTCCGTTTCTACTGCTGGTCGGTGCCGTCGCCGGCATGGCCCTGATTCTCATTCCGCTCTGGCTGCGCCTGCGCTTCTCGGTCGATGAGGTCGTTACCAGCCTCTTGTTGAACTTCATAGCGCTGCTCTTCGTTTCGATGCTGATCGACGGGGTGCTGAAGGACCCGCTCGCTTTCGGCTGGCCGCAGTCGCAATCGGTCAGCGATCACGCCATGCTGCCAAAGCTGATTGCCCGCTCCCGCCTGCATATCGGCCTTGCGATGGCGATTGCGCTGGCGATCATCGTCCATCTCATCCAGTCACGCACCGTGTTCGGCATGCAATCGCGCGCCGCCGGACTCAATCCGTCCGGCGCCGTTTTCGCCGGCGTTCCGCTTGGAAGGACGCTGGTGAAAGTCGCCTGCCTCTCGGGCGGCCTTGCGGGCCTTGCGGGTGCGATCGAGGTCATGGGCGTGAAAGGCTATGTCACCACCGACCTGTCTCCGGGCTTCGGCTATGCCGGTATCGTCGTCGCCATGCTCGCCAATCTCAATCCGCTCGGCGTGGTCCTCGCAGCCATTTTCACGGCCACCATGTTCGTCGGCGCCGACGGCATGAGCCGTGGCCTCGGCATTCCCACCTATATCGCCGACGTCACGGTGGCGCTATCCTTGCTGACGATGCTGATCGCGCTGTTCTTCACCCAGTACAGGATCCGCCGATGACCGTGCTGTTCGATATCATCGCATCTGTCGGCCTCTGGGGCGCCGTCCTGCGTATCGCGACACCCTTGATCTTCGGAACGCTCGGCGCACTGCTGTGCGAGCGGGCGGGC encodes the following:
- a CDS encoding AraC family transcriptional regulator → METTGVIASSAMDGMLASISLGGLDMNAVSARVGLGSNALFADSDFMPLAAFTCALEVASKEKSDPLLGLKLGKEFEFQALGSLAALFLTAPTLKDGLAQFSRYFPALQSNTRSALVVENDVARFSYSIRDNTVRHKIQDAEFTESLLNTMLATTIGEDWKPSCIEFEHMPGDNLALYRSHFACPLAFGRRENAIVFPKRFLDRPIGTGGDAQHHLRIACELSDLVYRREKRLDLVTALKAWIAAALCQHASIDIEDAATDFGMSLRSFQRKLADCGVNYAELRNMVRMEIAKSLLANTHLSISIITDQLGYSELSAFARSFRHLTGFTPARFREATRNQERPQRPLTV
- a CDS encoding BMP family protein: MTKDILISRRAVIASGIALGVSGFAPLARAATPMKVAGIHASPVENAWNSCLHKALQDAAKEGVIEYVFSEGVSGTDYPRAMREYAEQGNKLIIGEAYAVEKEARQVAADYPDTAFVLGSSGTEAGDNFGVFGTWNHDGAYLAGMLAGKMTKSNIVGSVGAIPIPEVNMLINAFAEGVKAVNPDAKHLVSFIGTFFDPPKAREAGLAQIDAGADILFGERIGTADAAKERGIKSVGSLIDYTPRYPDTVFANAMWYFRPILDAAIADAAAGKPVGKTYTPYGLMKEGGSDIVFVKGVAPAEAEAAMEAKRAEIKAGTFEVPKMMDEPK
- a CDS encoding APC family permease; protein product: MSEIELRKAGTDLRQNAIGVSHIVFFVVAAAAPLTAVVGASPAAFAFGNGPGVPATYLLVGALYLLFSVGFTAMSRFIGSAGGFYPYIAAGLSRPAGVAGAFVALATYIAIELAVFGLFGFFVNDIAKTSGGADIPWWVYACLLAALIYVCGRRNIEFSGRVLGYCMIAEIAILALFSLRVLLSGGGPDGITVAPFGPSTIFAPGMGVSLVFVVASFIGFEATAIFGEEARDPKRTIARATYLAVIIIAVFYAFVTWAVALHYGPSNIAAEATANTATLYLTAVQAMLGGPAGIALNALLITSLFACALSFHNTINRYFYSLGREGLAWSGFARTHGSHQSPHIAGAIQTVMMIALVLAFALAGQDPYSVVFAWMGAFASVGILLLQTMVCLAVIGFFRNDARGVGVWHRIVAPAVSMAGLLVCLVLMVINLPLVSGSESPIVASFPAILALIGIAGATLAVWLKTRKPDVYANLGRAFA
- a CDS encoding ABC transporter ATP-binding protein, producing the protein MTIPVLEIEGVSKRFGANLANDDISLTLAKGEIVALLGENGAGKTTLMSILFGHYMPDTGRILIDGAELPQGKPRAAIRAGVGMVHQHFSLAPNLTVLENVMTGTEKLWSWRSGTSAARKKLLAIAERFGLKVDADARLGDLSVGEQQRVEILKALYNDARILILDEPTAVLTNIEAEKLFKTLKEMARQGLSLIFISHKLDEVMAAADRIVVLRSGKTAAERRTSETSKAELAELMVGRRVTRPVREASTPGALALEAAEVTVKIDGVERLKSISFRLREGEILGIIGVSGNGQAALAHLLSGTLSRISGDLLLFGKPIGNLGVADVVGAGIGRIPEDRNEEGVIGEMAIWENAVLERISAPAFSRHGLVNRKAGIAFAKEIIDQFDVRGGSPASRARLLSGGNMQKLILGRNLHRRPRILIAAQPARGLDEGAVAAVHARLLEARRQGTAVLLISEDLDEVIALADRIQAIVGGRLSPTVEAGDADARRLGLMMAGEWNETREADHAI
- a CDS encoding ABC transporter permease — protein: MRFERREQRPLYLLLLTPLLAVVAALALSGILIAVAGAPVLDAYWRILAGAFGSRLSATETLTRATPLMLTGLAAAVAFRARLWNIGAEGQFYLGAIAVAAASSKVLGDLPAPVLIPFLLLVGAVAGMALILIPLWLRLRFSVDEVVTSLLLNFIALLFVSMLIDGVLKDPLAFGWPQSQSVSDHAMLPKLIARSRLHIGLAMAIALAIIVHLIQSRTVFGMQSRAAGLNPSGAVFAGVPLGRTLVKVACLSGGLAGLAGAIEVMGVKGYVTTDLSPGFGYAGIVVAMLANLNPLGVVLAAIFTATMFVGADGMSRGLGIPTYIADVTVALSLLTMLIALFFTQYRIRR
- a CDS encoding primary-amine oxidase, with protein sequence MDTCCVSNPPHQMPLVVSHPLQPLTPEEIRLAAAIVRKHPPYGDDTRFETIELMEPDKATVRAFSSGVAIARKARVNVFNAAIVSVTSLVVCLVTETILSRKDFPGRRPMIQLEQFLGIEGIVRADPAFIAACERRGITDMDTVCIDPWSAGNFDVPGEEGRHLCHVFCWVRLRENENFYAHPIEGLNAVIDLNVNEVIRVDDYGVVPIPMQEVNYESQFIETFQPQAKPINVVQPEGVNFAFDGHRITWRNWSLVVGFNAREALTLHDIRFDDRPIVNRASIVEMTVPYGSPDNGHFRKNVFDIGEYGIGKLANSLKLGCDCLGMIKYLDVHLNTMDGDPWTIEKAICVHEEDSGLLWKHIDFRTERAEIRRGAKLVISTICTVGNYEYGLYWYLYLDGTIEHEVKATGIINTAACIPGQPPKYGREVAPGVVGHIHQHILCARLDMAVDGDANSVVECNTYAEPFGPSNPYGNAFYEEQTVLTRESEAARRADPASHRYWKIINPNKTNYTGAAVGYKLEANHCVTPFVHPDSPSGKRAAFVQNHVWITAFDPDERFPAGDFMNHSDGTGGLVEFIAKDRPIENTDIVLWHVFGLHHPVRVEDFPVQPCVFTGFKLMPSGFFNHNPAINLPPVVNAASYPA
- a CDS encoding amidase yields the protein MRGDATDLAEAIKSGSLTASEAMRASLALAENHKALGTIAHLDATMGVASAKAMDRERRLEPGRFAARPFAGVPTLAKDLGGPFAGLPVTAGSRLFEREGSEPDSDLATRFRHAGFCLFGVTTSPEFGLSLASEPAAGPACRNPLDPARTPGGSSGGAAAAVAAGIVAIAHATDAGGSIRVPAACCGLVGLKPSRGAMPAGPSFGNHLGGIASELAVCRSVPDAALIFDTLRGKARGPFPDPATVADRGDRLRIGLLAGTGSKYPTDSKRLEAIEAAAHSLEAFGHQIVPLGWAEFEQSVDASGRALGDIIAVNLASFIDTLSVDISLAEPLTQAFIERGHALTGPTLWASLNGAVQTSRALWNLFDRVDCILMPMLAKAPLAIGSFPFDHGNTELQLERMAAFAPLASLANISGFPALTLPFGSDADGLPLPVQIMAPMGHEPLLLSLAARLEAEGRWQHRFPVAGLTA